CGCTCTGTGGGAGAAGGCAGCTTACCAGGGTTATCAATCAGCAGAATCTCACCTTTTATGGTTGTAACTCGATAAACCACCGAAGGGGCGGTAATAATCAGGTCAAGATTGTATTCGCGCTCTAGCCGTTCTTGCACAATTTCCATGTGTAGCAAGCCCAAAAAGCCACAGCGGAACCCGAATCCCATCGCGCTTGAGGTTTCCGGCTCGAAATTGAGGGCAGCATCATTGAGCTTTAATCTATCGAGGGCTTCGCGCAGTTCCGGGAATTGGTCGGCATCGGTCGGGAACATGCCGCAGAAGACCATCGGTTTCGCCTCAATGTAGCCCGGTAAGGGTTCGGGAGCTTTTTTGGCAGATAGCGTAATCGTGTCTCCCACTCGTGCATCCTCTACGGCTTTAATCGAAGCAGCAAAGTATCCCACTTCGCCAGCGTGTAGGGATTCGACTTGGACTTGAGTGGGAGAGAGAACGCCAAGTTCATCGACTTGGTATTCCTTGCCGGATGCCATCAGGTAGACTTTATCGCCCCGCTTCACCTGCCCATCCATCACCCGGAAGTAGACAATCACGCCGCGATAAGCGTCGTAGTAACTATCGAAAATTAGCGCTCGTAACGGTTCTTTGGTCGTGTCTTTGGGCGGCGGGACTCGTTTAACGATCGCTTCTAAAATATCCGGGACACCAATTCCTTCTTTTGCCGATGCCATAATCGCTTCAGAGCAATCGAGACCAATCACCTCTTCGATTTCTTGCTTGACGCGATCGGGTTCTGCACCCGGCAAATCAATTTTGTTCAGGACTGGAATAATTTCGAGATCGTGTTCGAGTGCCAGATAAACGTTAGCAAGCGTTTGTGCTTCTACACCTTGAGAGGCATCGACAACTAGCAACGCGCCTTCACACGCCGCGAGTGATCGCGATACTTCGTAGGAAAAATCGACGTGTCCAGGGGTGTCGATTAAATTTAGTACATATTGCTGCCCATCTTTTGCGGTGTAGTTCATTCGAGCCGCTTGGAGCTTAATAGTGATCCCGCGTTCCCGCTCCAGATCCATATTGTCGAGGAACTGTTCTTTCATGTCCCGCGCAGTTACGGTTCCCGTTTCTTGAAGTAAACGGTCGGCAAGCGTGGATTTGCCATGATCAATGTGAGCAATGATGGAAAAATTTCGGATGCGGTTGACGGGTACGTCAGTCATAAACTTCAGGGGGATTGGCGGCACTGTAGGACAGGCATTCTCAGAAATTTGACTCTTGATGAGGATAGATTTCTGAATCAGAACGCTTAAGATATTTTAAACCTTTCTTCACGGAGTTCGAGAGTTTGAGACGCTAAGAAGAAGAAATGTCCCGGTTTGGGGCAGAACGAATTTCAGCTTACTTAAACTCACCTGTGAAAAAATGTTAAAACTTTGTTGAATCGATGCAAAAACGGTACATCCATAGTTTACAGGCAGGATTTCTCAAAGCGCAGGTGAATTTTAACTCTCGATCCGATTCCTTTTCAGATTTAGCCACTGACCTTCATGCTGAAGGTTGACCGACACTATGAACGATCCTAAACTTCAAACGCCCGATCGATACAAAACCGAGCTTGCGATTCAGATTGATTCTGATTTGTTGGAGCAAATCCAACATCTGACGAACGATCCGAGCAAGGTGGTTGAAGTGGCATTGCGGCAATGGCTGAGAAGCGAACTTTACCGCGATGAGGATAATGCCCGCACCTTGCCGAGAAACCCGCCTCTTCCTCCGAGGGGCGAGTGGAACGATTAGGTGCTGTAATCTAGGCACGGTTGCTTGATGTCTGCTTTTTTCCCCGGTCAAATGGTCACTTCCGTGAATCTTTCTAGCTCTTTGTCTGACTCGATTGACTCGTCTGTATCTTCTGATTCGATTGCGATCGCTGATATCGCAGAGCTGATGATGACGCAAGATGCAGCAGGAGTGCTGCTGGCGTTTCACTGGCGTGAAGTGAGTGAGGCTGAGGCAAAACAGTGGATTGGTAAGCCGATGGGCGCAAGATTTGCGCCGGTTTCTTGTGCACCGTATTTGGAGCGATTAAAGCGGGTACTGACTTCTCAAAAGCCGGAGCAATTTCGCTGCTTGTTTGAGTGGGGCGATCAGACGATTCTGTTTGATCTGGTGATGAGTCCAGTGATTCTACCTAATGGGACAGCGGCGCTAGTCATCGTCACCGGAGAGCAGGTGAATGACCTGGATGAAGCGCAGTCGCCCTTACAGGCGGTAGAAGTCTCGCGAGAAACAAATCTCGATCGCTACCAGCAGCTTTTAACTCAGATTGTGTGGAATGCCCGTCAGAATTTGGAGCTTCCAACCATTTGGCAGGCGACAGTAGACGGGTTAGGAGCAGCGCTTGATGTCAGCCGCTGCATTATTTGTCCGTATGATCCGAAGCGATCGGCGATTGAAGCTGTAGCGGAATTTCGCCAAGATTGTCTGAGTTCGCTGAAAGGTACGGTGTTTCAGCTTCAAGACGATCCGCTGCTTCAGAAAGCTTTGGCGACTTTAAAGCCGATTCGAGCCGTGCGGCAGGTTCCCGAAGAGGTGAATCCTGCTCCAGAAGCCGATGTTCCGCAAACGCGACTGTTGGTGGCAACGCACTATCAGGAGCAGCCGAACGGGGTGATTATTCTTGATCAGTGCGATCGCGATCGCGTTTGGACGCAGGCGGAATTGGAGTTTGTTCAGGAATTGGCGGATCAGGTGGGTACTTCGATCGCTCATGCGGCTTTGCTGATCGAGCTTCAACGAGCGAACGATAGTTTGATGCAGAAGCACCGCGAATTAGAGGAAGCGCGACACCAAGCTGAAGAAGCATCTCGGCGCAAAAGTGAGTTTTTGGCGAATACGTCGCATGAATTGAGAACGCCGCTGAACGGGATGATCGGCTTTTTGAAGCTCATTCTCGACGGGATGGCAGAAGATCCCCAAGAGCAGCGGGAATTTATTGAAGAAGCGCATCGATCGGCAATTCACCTGTTTAATGTCATCAACGACGTTTTAGATATCGCCAAAATCGAAGCTGGAAAAATGCAGATTGAATGCAGTCCGGTGAGCTTGCAAGAGTTGCTAGATCAAGTGGAGAACATGACTCGCACTCAAATTCGCCAAAAGAATCTCAGCTTTGAGGTGCAGAAACCTCAAACTCATGATGAAATTGTATTGTTTGGGAATTATCAGCGATTACTTCAGGTACTGCTCAATTTAATGGGTAATGCAATTAAGTTCACCAACGAAGGTGGCATTACCGTGAGTGCAGAAGTGATCAAAAAGCGGATTGTTGTTCAGGACGAAGAACTACCTGGACTGGTGAAGATTCGAGTTGCGGATACTGGCATTGGTGTATCGCTGGATAAGCA
The sequence above is a segment of the Cyanobacteria bacterium FACHB-DQ100 genome. Coding sequences within it:
- the lepA gene encoding elongation factor 4 — its product is MTDVPVNRIRNFSIIAHIDHGKSTLADRLLQETGTVTARDMKEQFLDNMDLERERGITIKLQAARMNYTAKDGQQYVLNLIDTPGHVDFSYEVSRSLAACEGALLVVDASQGVEAQTLANVYLALEHDLEIIPVLNKIDLPGAEPDRVKQEIEEVIGLDCSEAIMASAKEGIGVPDILEAIVKRVPPPKDTTKEPLRALIFDSYYDAYRGVIVYFRVMDGQVKRGDKVYLMASGKEYQVDELGVLSPTQVQVESLHAGEVGYFAASIKAVEDARVGDTITLSAKKAPEPLPGYIEAKPMVFCGMFPTDADQFPELREALDRLKLNDAALNFEPETSSAMGFGFRCGFLGLLHMEIVQERLEREYNLDLIITAPSVVYRVTTIKGEILLIDNPGKLPSPTEREKIEEPYVQVDIITPETYVGTLMELCQNRRGVFKDMKYLTPGRTTLIYELPLAEVVTDFFDQMKSRSRGYASMEYQLIGYRENALVKLDILINGDPVDSLATIVHRDKAYGVGRALTEKLRELIPRHQFKIPIQAAIGSKVIASEHIPALRKDVLAKCYGGDISRKKKLLQKQAKGKKRMKAIGTVDVPQEAFMAVLRLSNEQS
- a CDS encoding type II toxin-antitoxin system CcdA family antitoxin, whose amino-acid sequence is MNDPKLQTPDRYKTELAIQIDSDLLEQIQHLTNDPSKVVEVALRQWLRSELYRDEDNARTLPRNPPLPPRGEWND
- a CDS encoding GAF domain-containing protein — translated: MVTSVNLSSSLSDSIDSSVSSDSIAIADIAELMMTQDAAGVLLAFHWREVSEAEAKQWIGKPMGARFAPVSCAPYLERLKRVLTSQKPEQFRCLFEWGDQTILFDLVMSPVILPNGTAALVIVTGEQVNDLDEAQSPLQAVEVSRETNLDRYQQLLTQIVWNARQNLELPTIWQATVDGLGAALDVSRCIICPYDPKRSAIEAVAEFRQDCLSSLKGTVFQLQDDPLLQKALATLKPIRAVRQVPEEVNPAPEADVPQTRLLVATHYQEQPNGVIILDQCDRDRVWTQAELEFVQELADQVGTSIAHAALLIELQRANDSLMQKHRELEEARHQAEEASRRKSEFLANTSHELRTPLNGMIGFLKLILDGMAEDPQEQREFIEEAHRSAIHLFNVINDVLDIAKIEAGKMQIECSPVSLQELLDQVENMTRTQIRQKNLSFEVQKPQTHDEIVLFGNYQRLLQVLLNLMGNAIKFTNEGGITVSAEVIKKRIVVQDEELPGLVKIRVADTGIGVSLDKQDKLFQSFSQVDGSLTRQYGGTGLGLAISQKLVEAMGGVVNFYSMGEGLGSTVTFTIPLYQEPVMIAAN